The Candidatus Thorarchaeota archaeon genome includes a window with the following:
- a CDS encoding tryptophan--tRNA ligase encodes MGEEKEDMLVTPWEVKGKVDYARLIEEFGTEPIDGELRQRLFDLAGDDHILLRRRLFFSHRDLDWILDEYEKGNEFVLYTGRGPSGHTHIGHLVPWIFTKWLQERFDVPLYFQITNDEKYFFEPDLTLDDVYQYTYENSLDLLALGFDPEKTFLIDDIKHIDLLYEIGARVAKRITFSTARAVYGFDNSMNIGGIWYPALQAVPAFLHSEIVGKKTPCLIPCAIDQDPHWRVARDVAEKIGYYKPASIQNKFVPGLGEGGKMSASDEMSAIYTTDKPKKAKKKIMNAFTGGRTSAEEQRRLGANPDICSVFKYYTFLFIEDDSELAEIERECRSGDILCGECKQRLAPMVMEFLEKHQAAREEMRDRVDEFSASRLREKLRK; translated from the coding sequence ATGGGTGAAGAAAAGGAAGATATGCTTGTCACACCTTGGGAAGTGAAAGGCAAAGTTGACTATGCTCGTCTCATCGAGGAGTTTGGAACAGAACCCATCGACGGTGAATTGCGGCAACGGCTTTTCGACTTGGCAGGAGATGACCACATCCTACTTAGAAGAAGGTTGTTCTTTTCACATCGCGATCTCGATTGGATTCTTGACGAATACGAGAAAGGTAATGAGTTCGTGCTCTACACTGGTAGAGGTCCCAGTGGCCACACCCATATTGGTCATCTTGTGCCTTGGATATTCACCAAGTGGCTACAGGAACGGTTTGATGTTCCCCTATATTTCCAGATTACGAATGATGAGAAGTACTTCTTTGAACCGGATTTGACCTTGGACGATGTCTATCAGTACACATACGAGAATTCCCTTGATTTGTTGGCATTGGGATTCGACCCGGAGAAAACGTTTCTAATTGACGATATCAAGCATATCGATTTACTGTATGAAATTGGGGCCAGAGTGGCGAAACGAATAACCTTCTCTACAGCTCGTGCTGTATATGGATTCGATAACAGCATGAATATTGGAGGCATCTGGTACCCCGCTCTCCAGGCAGTTCCCGCCTTTCTACATTCAGAGATTGTAGGCAAGAAGACGCCGTGCCTGATTCCATGTGCCATAGACCAAGATCCCCACTGGAGAGTCGCGCGCGACGTCGCTGAGAAGATTGGCTACTACAAACCTGCATCGATTCAGAACAAATTTGTTCCCGGTCTGGGTGAAGGCGGCAAGATGTCTGCCTCTGATGAGATGTCCGCGATATACACAACTGACAAACCCAAGAAAGCCAAGAAGAAGATTATGAATGCCTTTACTGGTGGACGCACAAGTGCTGAGGAACAGCGCAGACTTGGAGCCAATCCCGATATTTGCTCTGTATTCAAGTATTACACTTTCCTCTTTATTGAGGATGATAGCGAGCTGGCAGAAATTGAGCGTGAATGCAGGAGTGGCGATATTCTCTGCGGTGAGTGCAAACAGAGACTGGCACCAATGGTTATGGAATTCCTAGAGAAACATCAAGCGGCACGCGAAGAAATGAGAGACCGCGTTGATGAGTTCTCTGCTTCTAGACTCCGTGAGAAACTACGGAAATAA
- a CDS encoding cation:proton antiporter: MEVDLYLIAAVIIIGASLAKVAEEYRLPYPIPLIIGGIILRQMMPTEGFLDFIGLGFIAQIALATVIFYAGLTMNLKELRLSIVNVGLLATAGVMATSLIAGTTALLVFPALTLAAFLIGAILSPTDPAALFSVLETGGVPVKRKLFSILEGEAVFNDATAAILVITVFEPLVIIELAQPWFVVAFQFLASVVAGFLIGLLVAFIIGKLILRTGETNISILTATTPFLAYGLGETLTVFGFHPGALAAAFAGIFLANSKRIGLRVLPQQTMRSTTNRLSFGLEVIVFILLGYQVDIPFILANPNILILGIAIAALVIFVARPASVFLMTAHDRQMSLKERVFVSWAGVKGVASASLGAIAVSILNGAADAYGVPYYRALGQTITALIFVALMVSLVLQGLTTPFLAEALGVTEDRDAFEDLIAEREATRQALLYLVDQYTEGKINSGLYNRLKAELEEEIYNIEEELQRLVAEREARLQELAIRRELCRRKLEHYENQFQKDNLNDALYAERKEALEKQIEELKCMRELAEEERGGLEDAKPVP, translated from the coding sequence TTGGAAGTCGACCTATATCTTATCGCTGCAGTAATCATAATAGGCGCTTCTTTAGCAAAAGTCGCGGAAGAATATAGGCTCCCGTATCCGATTCCATTGATTATAGGTGGGATTATCCTTCGACAAATGATGCCAACCGAAGGTTTTCTGGACTTCATTGGTCTAGGTTTCATTGCACAGATAGCGCTCGCAACGGTTATTTTCTATGCGGGCCTCACTATGAATCTCAAAGAACTAAGGCTCTCTATTGTTAACGTTGGTCTGCTTGCTACCGCTGGAGTAATGGCCACCTCATTAATAGCGGGAACAACTGCTCTTCTGGTGTTTCCAGCACTCACACTCGCCGCTTTCCTCATCGGAGCTATCCTTTCTCCAACAGACCCTGCAGCCCTTTTTTCAGTACTTGAAACAGGAGGTGTCCCAGTCAAGCGGAAGCTGTTCTCCATCCTAGAAGGAGAAGCGGTGTTCAATGATGCAACAGCAGCTATTCTTGTGATAACAGTATTCGAACCACTCGTAATTATTGAACTGGCACAACCCTGGTTCGTGGTAGCCTTTCAGTTCCTTGCCAGCGTAGTTGCGGGATTCCTGATTGGTTTGCTTGTTGCATTTATAATTGGGAAGCTGATCCTGCGAACAGGCGAGACGAATATTTCAATCCTAACTGCCACAACGCCATTTCTCGCTTATGGGTTGGGTGAAACCTTAACGGTCTTCGGATTTCATCCAGGCGCCCTTGCAGCTGCTTTTGCGGGGATATTCCTAGCTAACTCCAAAAGAATAGGTCTGCGGGTACTTCCTCAACAGACAATGAGGAGTACCACCAACAGACTCTCCTTTGGTTTGGAAGTGATAGTGTTCATACTGCTGGGTTACCAGGTCGACATCCCGTTCATCCTTGCTAATCCGAACATACTCATTCTTGGCATTGCAATTGCCGCCCTCGTCATTTTCGTTGCTCGACCAGCCTCGGTATTTCTGATGACAGCGCATGACAGGCAAATGAGCCTTAAGGAAAGAGTCTTTGTTAGCTGGGCTGGCGTGAAAGGAGTAGCAAGCGCTTCCCTTGGTGCTATCGCTGTTTCCATCCTCAACGGTGCAGCCGATGCATATGGCGTTCCATACTACCGTGCCCTCGGCCAAACTATCACAGCACTCATATTTGTTGCACTCATGGTGAGTCTCGTCTTACAAGGACTCACGACCCCATTCCTAGCTGAAGCACTTGGTGTCACTGAGGATAGAGATGCCTTTGAAGATCTTATAGCTGAACGAGAGGCCACCAGACAAGCGTTGCTGTATCTTGTTGATCAATACACAGAAGGCAAAATCAATAGCGGGCTTTACAACCGTCTAAAGGCCGAACTCGAAGAAGAGATCTATAACATCGAAGAAGAGCTCCAACGGTTGGTGGCTGAAAGAGAGGCTAGGCTGCAAGAACTAGCAATCCGTAGAGAACTCTGTCGTCGAAAACTCGAACATTATGAGAATCAATTCCAAAAAGATAACCTGAATGACGCGCTTTACGCAGAGAGAAAAGAAGCTCTTGAGAAGCAAATAGAAGAACTCAAGTGCATGAGAGAGCTAGCTGAGGAAGAGCGAGGGGGTCTCGAAGATGCTAAGCCAGTCCCCTAA